From the Solanum pennellii chromosome 4, SPENNV200 genome, one window contains:
- the LOC107015647 gene encoding protein TIC 20-I, chloroplastic-like translates to MILNGCYLSSGSFCKPYKACNSKSYRSASSCTPLPLSKVIITCVKRSPAPHQYPTSCSKGFSFLDLSSASSLLLSGEYGGLLNAIPQLPRRSQLSFSPRASKDVPYSYRFPPMTKKPRWWWRTLACLPYLMPLHETWMYAETAYHLHPFLEDLEFLTYPFLGAIGRLPSWFLMAYFFVAYLGIVRRKEWPHFFRFHVVMGMLLEIALQVIGTISRWMPLAVYWGKVGMHFWTAVAFAYLFTVLESIRCALAGMYADVPFVCDAAYIQIPYD, encoded by the exons ATGATCCTGAATGGATGCTACTTGAGTTCTGGGAGTTTTTGTAAACCTTACAAAGCATGTAACTCCAAGTCCTACCGATCTGCATCATCATGCACCCCTCTGCCGCTTTCCAAGGTTATAATCACATGTGTTAAACGTTCACCAGCACCTCATCAGTATCCAACATCCTGCTCCAAAG GATTCAGCTTCCTTGATCTCTCTTCTGCATCATCACTTCTTTTAAGCGGTGAATATGGTGGTCTTTTGAATGCTATTCCACAGTTACCAAGACGAAGCCAATTGTCCTTTTCCCCAAGAGCATCGAAAGATGTCCCCTATAGTTACAGATTCCCTCCTATGACCAAAAAGCCAAGGTGGTGGTGGAGAACCTTAGCATGCCTCCCTTACTTGATGCCTCTTCACGAGACTTGGATGTATGCTGAGACAGCATATCATCTCCATCCCTTCTTGGAAGATTTGGAGTTTCTGACATACCCTTTCCTGGGAGCTATTGGGAGATTACCGAGCTGGTTTTTGATGGCATACTTCTTTGTTGCTTATCTTGGTATAGTGAGGAGAAAAGAATGGCCTCATTTTTTTAGGTTTCATGTGGTGATGGGGATGCTACTTGAGATTGCACTGCAGGTTATTGGGACTATAAGCCGTTGGATGCCACTTGCAGTATACTGGGGCAAGGTTGGTATGCACTTTTGGACGGCTGTTGCATTTGCCTATCTGTTCACAGTTTTAGAGTCCATAAGATGCGCACTTGCTGGGATGTATGCTGATGTACCATTTGTGTGTGATGCAGCTTATATTCAAATACCCTATGATTAA
- the LOC107017329 gene encoding oligopeptide transporter 2-like — translation MAVNMEKKDPDIVIPEEEEDDESPIEQVRLTVSNDDDPSLPVWTFRMWFLGLLSCALLSFLNTFFSYRAEPLVISMITVQVATLPIGRLMAKVLPKRKFTIKSWEFSLNPGPFNVKEHVLISIFANAGSAFGNGPAYAVGIVDIIKAFYFRNITFLAGWILVVATQVLGYGWAGIMRKYVVDPAEMWWPSSLVQVSLFRALHDKEGEGETSRGKFFLVVLACSFIWYTVPGFLFPTLSNLSLLCLAYPKSVVAQQIGSGMKGLGILSFTFDWAVIASYLGSPLVYPFFVIVNVIVGYIGVVYILIPASYWGLNLYNAKNFPLFSSELFDARGQIYNVTDIVNDKFEIDKVSYAQHGRIHLSMFFAVTYGLNFAAVMATLSQVALFNGKEIVQRFRASYKGKPDIHTRLMMKYKDIPNWWFYLTLALSLALSLVLCIFMKDQVQLSWWGLLLAACLALIYTLPISVITATTNMSPGLNVITEYVIGMIIPGKPIANVCFKTFAYMSMSQAVSFLQDFKLGHYMKVPPRSMFIVQLVGTILGGTINMGVAWWLLNSIDHICQPNLLPPNSPWTCQSDRVFFDASVIWGLVGPRRIFLGLGEYSALNWCFIGGLVAPFLVWLLHKSFPRQSWIKLINIPVLLAATASMPPATTLNFNSWIIVGTVFNFFVFRYRKQWWQRYNYVLSAALDAGVAVMGVVLFFCVTVWNVNFSWWGTGGEYCDLATCPTGKGIFVDGCPLT, via the exons TCTCTACCTGTATGGACATTCCGAATGTGGTTCTTAGGGCTGTTGTCCTGTGCATTGTTATCGTTTCTCAACACTTTTTTCAGTTACAGAGCTGAGCCATTGGTGATATCGATGATTACTGTCCAGGTAGCCACGTTGCCGATTGGTCGTTTAATGGCTAAGGTGTTACCGAAGAGGAAGTTTACGATTAAATCGTGGGAGTTTTCGTTGAATCCGGGGCCGTTTAATGTGAAAGAGCATGTATTGATTTCGATTTTTGCTAATGCTGGCTCTGCTTTTGGGAATGGACCTGCTTATGCGGTTGGAATTGTGGATATTATTAAAGCTTTTTATTTCAGGAATATCACCTTTTTGGCTGGCTGGATTCTTGTGGTTGCAACTCAG GTTCTGGGTTATGGCTGGGCAGGGATTATGAGGAAGTATGTGGTAGACCCTGCAGAAATGTGGTGGCCAAGTAGTCTGGTTCAAGTTTCTCTTTTCAg GGCTCTCCATGATAAAGAAGGGGAAGGCGAAACCTCAAGAGGGAAATTTTTCTTAGTTGTACTAGCTTGTAGCTTCATATGGTACACTGTCCCTGGTTTTCTCTTCCCAACGCTGTCAAACTTATCTTTGCTCTGTTTGGCCTATCCCAAATCAGTGGTAGCCCAGCAAATTGGTTCAGGCATGAAGGGTCTTGGAATTTTATCCTTCACTTTTGATTGGGCAGTTATAGCATCATATCTTGGTAGCCCTTTAGTTTACCCCTTTTTCGTCATTGTCAATGTCATAGTGGGCTATATTGGAGTAGTCTATATACTGATTCCAGCTTCCTATTGGGGGTTGAATCTCTACAATGCCAAGAATTTCCCTCTATTCTCCTCAGAGCTATTTGATGCGCGGGGGCAGATATATAATGTTACAGATATTGTTAATGATAAGTTCGAGATAGACAAGGTATCATATGCGCAGCATGGACGCATACATCTCAGCATGTTCTTTGCGGTTACTTATGGCCTGAATTTCGCAGCTGTTATGGCTACTCTCTCTCAAGTTGCTCTATTCAATGGAAA GGAAATAGTTCAGCGATTCCGAGCCTCATACAAAGGAAAGCCTGATATTCACACAAGACTTATGATGAAATATAAGGACATCCCTAACTGGTGGTTTTACCTCACTCTTGCACTTTCATTGGCTTTGTCACTTGTCCTATGTATCTTCATGAAAGATCAAGTTCAGCTTTCGTGGTGGGGGCTTCTCCTAGCAGCCTGTCTTGCTTTGATATATACCCTACCAATAAGTGTCATAACAGCTACCACAAACATG TCACCAGGATTAAATGTGATCACGGAATATGTTATTGGTATGATAATCCCAGGGAAACCAATAGCCAATGTCTGCTTCAAGACTTTTGCGTATATGAGTATGAGCCAGGCTGTTTCTTTTCTCCAAGATTTTAAGCTTGGTCATTACATGAAGGTTCCTCCAAGGTCAATGTTCATCGTTCAG CTTGTTGGAACCATACTTGGTGGTACAATCAATATGGGTGTCGCGTGGTGGCTACTTAATAGCATTGACCACATATGCCAACCTAACTTGCTTCCTCCCAACAGTCCATGGACCTGTCAGAGCGATAGAGTCTTTTTTGATGCATCAGTTATCTGGGGATTAGTAGGACCGCGAAGAATATTCCTAGGCCTTGGTGAATATAGTGCCCTCAATTGGTGCTTTATTGGAGGTCTTGTGGCACCCTTTTTGGTGTGGTTGCTACACAAATCATTCCCAAGGCAAAGTTGGATTAAATTGATCAACATTCCAGTACTTCTTGCAGCTACAGCCAGTATGCCTCCTGCAACAACATTGAATTTCAACAGCTGGATTATCGTTGGAACAGTGTTCAATTTCTTCGTTTTCAGATACAGAAAGCAATGGTGGCAGAGGTACAATTATGTCCTATCAGCAGCACTAGATGCTGGAGTGGCCGTAATGGGAGTAGTTCTGTTTTTCTGCGTTACTGTTTGGAATGTTAACTTCTCTTGGTGGGGAACTGGTGGAGAGTATTGTGATTTGGCTACTTGTCCCACGGGCAAAGGCATTTTTGTCGATGGATGTCCCTTGACCtga